The genomic interval CGTGCATTTTCGAGATGTAAGAACGGTCGTAGGCTTCGCTCATATCCGGGAATCGAGGACCCCATTCATCAATATTAACACCGCGAAGAGGGTTTTCGGGCTGAAGGTTGATGTGGTCATTCAAGAGCATGATATCGCCAATCTCGAAGTCCGGATTGACGCCTCCCGAGGCATTCGAAAGCAAGAGCAAGTCGATGTTAAGCAACTTCATCACGCGAACGGGGAAGGTTACTTCTTCCATGCTGTAGCCCTCATAGTAGTGGATACGTCCTTGCATGGCAATGACGCGCTTACCTCCGAGTTGGCCGTAGATCATTTGACCTGGGTGACCCTGTACTGTGGACTTCGGAAAGAACGGAATGTCGCTGTAGGAGATGTTGATCGGGTTCTCGATTTTTTCGGCTAGTCCCGCTAGACCAGTACCCAGAATAATGCCCACTTCAGGAACCTCTGGGAGCAGGTCTTGGATGTAGCGAACAGCTTTATTTACTTTTTCCAACATAGTCGAAAATCATTTGATCAAATTTTGCTTTGGGCTCAATTCGAGCCTCGATGGGGAGCACATAGAGGGCCCATTCCTTCCAAATGTCGCGAAATGGAAGCAAACGCGTAAAGTCCTTTTCCGTGGTCACGATTGCGGTCGTTTCCTTTCCATGCTGTTCGACATCGCGCCGTAGGCGCAATAGGTCTTTCTTTGAGAAGCGATAATGGTCCCGAAAAACATGTTCGGAAACCACGTTGTACCGATTCTTCAGTTCATCCAGAAAGGGTTCAGGTTTTGCGATTCCGGCAAGGGCGATCACCTGCATCGGATTCGCTATTTCCACAGGGCTTTGAGCTTCTATGTCTCCGTAGGTAAAGGTCGAGAAAAAGAGCGGCTGGTGCGGCATAGGAGCCAATTCTTTTTTCCAAGATTGACGATCTTCTTCGCTGAGTGAATGGGGGCATTTGGTGAGGATGATGGCATCTGCTCTGTGGGCTCCATCGGCCCGTTCACGCAGACGGCCTTTTGGAAGCAACTGATCTCGAGAATAGGGTTCTTGATGCGTAGTCAGCAATAGCTGGAGACCCGGTTTAATCTGACGATGCTGGAAGGCGTCATCCAGGACAATGACATCTGGGTCGGTATCCGCAATTAATTCGGAGGCGCCCAGGACTCTTTTTTCAGATACTGCTACTTGAACCTGGTTGTCGAATTTTCGCCGGTATTGATAGGGCTCATCTCCTAAGGTCTCGGCGGAATCATTAGGGCCTGCGAGGCGATATCCTTTGGTCTTCCGTCCATAGCCGCGACTGAGAATACCGAGCTTATATTGGTCTTGAAGCAGGCGAACGAGGTACTCTACATGA from Cryomorphaceae bacterium carries:
- the lpxK gene encoding tetraacyldisaccharide 4'-kinase, with protein sequence MMLSWLSKIYGYFTDRRNRAFDSGERPSVSFDRPIISIGNLNTGGTGKTPHVEYLVRLLQDQYKLGILSRGYGRKTKGYRLAGPNDSAETLGDEPYQYRRKFDNQVQVAVSEKRVLGASELIADTDPDVIVLDDAFQHRQIKPGLQLLLTTHQEPYSRDQLLPKGRLRERADGAHRADAIILTKCPHSLSEEDRQSWKKELAPMPHQPLFFSTFTYGDIEAQSPVEIANPMQVIALAGIAKPEPFLDELKNRYNVVSEHVFRDHYRFSKKDLLRLRRDVEQHGKETTAIVTTEKDFTRLLPFRDIWKEWALYVLPIEARIEPKAKFDQMIFDYVGKSK
- a CDS encoding purine-nucleoside phosphorylase codes for the protein MLEKVNKAVRYIQDLLPEVPEVGIILGTGLAGLAEKIENPINISYSDIPFFPKSTVQGHPGQMIYGQLGGKRVIAMQGRIHYYEGYSMEEVTFPVRVMKLLNIDLLLLSNASGGVNPDFEIGDIMLLNDHINLQPENPLRGVNIDEWGPRFPDMSEAYDRSYISKMHAIAAKENVALQEGVYASVPGPNFETPAEYGYIRRIGGDAVGMSTVPEVLVARHMGLKCMALSVITDLGVEGKIVEVTHEEVQEVAQKAEVILSRLVERFLSEAL